ATTAAATCACCATCCTATTCATCTAAAATAGTATATTTTAAAACCTTTGATCATTGCTAGTATAACCATAATTTACGGTCAAGACTTCTATATTGAATTGCTTCTGACAAATGAGAAATTTCTATTTTCTTTGATTCCTCCAAATCAGCTATGGTTCGAGCTACCTTTAATATACGGTCGTAAGCCCGGGTGCTTAAATTTAGCTTTTCCATTGCCTTGTATAGTAAATTTTTAGCATTATTATCAATATTACAAAATTCTTTAATCTGCCTTTTTGACATTTGTGCGTTACAAAAAATGCTGTCTTTATGATATCTTTCCCTTTGTTTTTTCCTTGCTCTTTCTACTCTTTCTCTTATCGTAAAAGAATCTTCTTCAAAATCCTTTTCCATAACTTCTCGACAATTTATTCGGGGAACTTCAATATGAATGTCAATTCTATCTAATAGTGGTCCCGATATTTTTGAACGATATTTAACAATTTGAGACGAACTACAAGTACATGCTTTAACCGGATCACCATAAAAGCCGCAAGGGCAGGGATTTAGAGAAGCTACTAACATAAAAGAGGAAGTATAACTAATAGTACTCAAAGAGCGTGATATGGTGACTATACCGTCTTCCAGGGGTTGACGTAGAGATTCTAAAGCACTTCGAGAAAATTCCGGTAATTCATCTAAAAATAGAACACCATTGTGCGCCAAACTAATTTCTCCGGGTTTGGGTGTCTTACCTCCTCCGATCAATCCAACATTACTGATAGTATGATGTGGAGCCCGAAAAGGCCTATCCGTAACCAAAGGGATATCTGGTGGAAGTAAGTTCGCAATACTATACAATTTGGTAATTTCTATCGATTCTTCCAAAGTTAAAGAAGGGAGGATAGTGGGAAGTCTGCGTGCAAGCATGGTCTTTCCCGAACCTGGTGGGCCAATCATGATAATGTTATGACTTCCCGCTGCCGCAATTTCGAAAGCTCTTTTGGCGTGTTCCTGTCCTTTAATCTCAGAAAAATCTAACAAACTGGTTTCGCTTAATTTAAAAATTTCTTCTAAATCGACAGATATTGGATTAATAGATATTCTATTATTTAAAAATTCAATTACTTCATAAAGTGAATTAACTGGAAATACTTTTAATTCTTTAATTATTCCTGCTTCTTTAGCGTTTTCTTTGGGAACAAGCAATTTTATTTTACTCATTTTTTTTGCCATCAAAGCAATAGGAAGTAATCCGTTTACCGGTTTTATGCTTCCATCTAAAGATAATTCACCCATTATTAGATATTCATTGAACAGAAAGGGCTCAACTTGCTTACTGGCAACTAATATTGCCAGAGCAATGGATAGGTCAAAAATAGGTCCTTCTTTTTTGATATCCGCAGGGGCAAGATTTACGGTAATCCTCTGCATGGGAAATTCAAACTCAGAATTTTTTATGGCAGCTCTAACTCTTTCTCGGGATTCTTGAACTGCTGTATCGGGTAATCCTACGATATTAAATGAAGGCAATCCGGGATGAATATCCACTTCGATCTCTACCATAAAAGCATCTACTCCGAATATAGCCGCACTATATAATTTAGATAGCAAAAAAACACCTACTTTTTTGGTGGATAGTAACTCGCATTACCTACTGTATATCGAGTATTGTATTAGAATAAACAATTAAAAAGCATGATTATCGTTAAGATAAAATGCATTCCTGATATGTTTTAACCTTTTTAGATCCTGATGGTTAGAAATACTGATCAATATTACATCAAAGCAATATTTTTTTCCCCAAAGATTGTATTGAGCTAAATAACATAAAGCATTTTTAATTATTTTCCGTTGTTTATTAAGATTGATTGCTTCTTCTGGATATCCATACCGACCAGAACGTCTTGTTTTTACTTCTACAAAAATGATATTTTCTTTATACTCACAAATAATATCTATTTCTCCCAAGAAGGTACGAAAATTTCTTTCTTTAATCTTGTAACCTTTTTCTTCTAAATATTTAGAAGCTATTTTTTCACCATATTTTCCTAGGTTTTCCATCTTAAATCATCATCTATTTTCATAATATTTATAATATAATTGTAAAGAAATGGTTAATTAGTTATTTAGCTATCTGCTTAGTTGTTTAAAAAAATGTAAGAGAAGGTAAAGAAGTAGGGGCACAACTCAGGTCATATCTTCTTACACTAACTAGTTTACCAGATAACTAATATATTAATGACTAATTTCTTGTTTCATCAGTTAGCTTACCACTCTCTTATAACTTTTTCTATGTATTTCTGATGGACCATATTTAAATAGGGCTTCTAAATGTTCTTTTGTGCCATAACCTTTATTCTTTTTGAAAAGGTACTGCGGGTATTTTTGGTCATATTGTACCATAATATTGTCTCTATAGACTTTAGCAACTATAGAGGCAGCAGCAATCGAAATGCTTTTATCCTCCCCTTTGATTAGTGGCGTTTGAAAAATATTGAGTTGGGGAATTTTAAAGCCATCCACTAATAAATGATCAGGTACTTTTTTTAAATTTAAAATAGCTTTTTTCATTGCCAAAAAGGAAGCCTGAGCGATATTTATTTGATCAATAATGTTAGCTTCTACAACTCCGATTCCCACGTCATTTGCCTTATTTAAGATATAAAAATATAATTCTGTTCTTTGGTTTGGATTTAACTTTTTAGAGTCCTTAACATTGGGAATAAATAGTTGGCAGGGCAAAATTACTGCGGCAGCCACTACGGGCCCGGACAATGATCCTCTGCCTGCTTCATCTATTCCGGCAACTAAAGAGCATCCTTCAAGTTTTAACTGGCTTTCATAGCTATAGAGCTTATAGATCCT
The sequence above is a segment of the Candidatus Atribacteria bacterium genome. Coding sequences within it:
- a CDS encoding ribonuclease HII produces the protein MVLEVKDKKIRITQPIIYNYQRKIKKLYAERLRIYKLYSYESQLKLEGCSLVAGIDEAGRGSLSGPVVAAAVILPCQLFIPNVKDSKKLNPNQRTELYFYILNKANDVGIGVVEANIIDQINIAQASFLAMKKAILNLKKVPDHLLVDGFKIPQLNIFQTPLIKGEDKSISIAAASIVAKVYRDNIMVQYDQKYPQYLFKKNKGYGTKEHLEALFKYGPSEIHRKSYKRVVS
- a CDS encoding YraN family protein; its protein translation is MENLGKYGEKIASKYLEEKGYKIKERNFRTFLGEIDIICEYKENIIFVEVKTRRSGRYGYPEEAINLNKQRKIIKNALCYLAQYNLWGKKYCFDVILISISNHQDLKRLKHIRNAFYLNDNHAF
- a CDS encoding ATP-binding protein, with amino-acid sequence MLSKLYSAAIFGVDAFMVEIEVDIHPGLPSFNIVGLPDTAVQESRERVRAAIKNSEFEFPMQRITVNLAPADIKKEGPIFDLSIALAILVASKQVEPFLFNEYLIMGELSLDGSIKPVNGLLPIALMAKKMSKIKLLVPKENAKEAGIIKELKVFPVNSLYEVIEFLNNRISINPISVDLEEIFKLSETSLLDFSEIKGQEHAKRAFEIAAAGSHNIIMIGPPGSGKTMLARRLPTILPSLTLEESIEITKLYSIANLLPPDIPLVTDRPFRAPHHTISNVGLIGGGKTPKPGEISLAHNGVLFLDELPEFSRSALESLRQPLEDGIVTISRSLSTISYTSSFMLVASLNPCPCGFYGDPVKACTCSSSQIVKYRSKISGPLLDRIDIHIEVPRINCREVMEKDFEEDSFTIRERVERARKKQRERYHKDSIFCNAQMSKRQIKEFCNIDNNAKNLLYKAMEKLNLSTRAYDRILKVARTIADLEESKKIEISHLSEAIQYRSLDRKLWLY